Proteins from a genomic interval of Chloroflexota bacterium:
- a CDS encoding acetylxylan esterase encodes MAYYDDWPVLGIEDVNPRQQRLYEQYEDYLLHYIKQLYDARERYWNRDFSSLDAYVHSVEPNRQHFLDSLGGWPWERHDMHLRIEPLATTADFRVERVYYRVFEGVESDALLLTPLGKGPFPGVVLQIGIYGVPEVACGFTADEHAGKDSTYHRIGGRLARHGYTVLATRMVTGFEPDTLAGRFAPKLQELKSAQPHARMYLNRLCRTIGMDLFGVEMFALSRGVDLLESLPQVDSGRIGFYGKSQGGQSGLWLGALDTRLQAVVSTAWFNERYQKQVIPSEHYRPFALTAEEDKIYPHLHEFADSDIASLICPRAFMVEEGKHDGAVYWKLAEQAFAEVKAIYERLGIGERCEIHVHEGGHEVEPVEPEEETERMHSVQFLDRWLKS; translated from the coding sequence ATGGCCTATTACGACGATTGGCCCGTTCTCGGCATCGAGGACGTGAATCCGCGGCAGCAGCGCTTGTACGAGCAGTACGAGGACTACCTGCTCCACTACATCAAGCAGCTTTACGACGCGCGGGAACGCTACTGGAACCGGGACTTCTCCAGCCTGGATGCCTACGTGCATTCGGTGGAGCCCAACCGGCAGCACTTCCTGGATAGCCTGGGCGGTTGGCCGTGGGAGCGGCACGACATGCACCTGCGCATCGAGCCGCTGGCGACCACCGCGGACTTTCGCGTCGAGCGCGTGTACTATCGCGTGTTCGAAGGCGTGGAAAGCGATGCGCTTCTCCTGACGCCGCTTGGCAAAGGGCCGTTTCCCGGTGTGGTCTTGCAGATCGGTATCTACGGCGTACCGGAAGTCGCTTGCGGCTTCACCGCTGACGAGCATGCCGGCAAGGACAGCACCTACCACCGCATTGGCGGGCGGCTGGCGCGGCACGGCTATACCGTGCTCGCCACGCGCATGGTGACCGGTTTCGAGCCGGATACGCTGGCCGGACGCTTTGCCCCGAAGCTGCAAGAGCTCAAGAGCGCGCAACCCCACGCCCGCATGTACCTCAACCGCCTCTGCCGCACTATCGGCATGGACCTGTTTGGCGTGGAGATGTTTGCGCTCTCGCGGGGCGTGGACCTGCTGGAAAGCTTGCCGCAGGTGGATAGCGGCCGCATCGGCTTCTACGGCAAGTCTCAAGGCGGGCAGTCGGGGCTCTGGCTCGGCGCCTTGGATACCCGCTTGCAGGCCGTGGTCAGCACGGCGTGGTTCAACGAGCGCTACCAGAAGCAGGTGATACCCTCCGAGCACTACCGTCCGTTCGCTCTCACCGCGGAGGAAGACAAGATATACCCCCACCTGCACGAGTTTGCCGACAGCGACATCGCCTCGCTGATCTGTCCACGTGCGTTCATGGTGGAGGAGGGCAAGCACGACGGCGCGGTGTACTGGAAATTGGCCGAGCAGGCGTTTGCCGAGGTCAAGGCCATTTATGAACGGCTCGGCATCGGCGAGCGGTGCGAAATCCACGTCCACGAGGGCGGCCACGAGGTGGAGCCGGTCGAACCGGAAGAAGAGACGGAACGCATGCACTCGGTGCAGTTCTTAGACCGCTGGTTGAAGAGCTAG
- a CDS encoding class II fumarate hydratase, whose product MANEETRTERDSMGEMEVPADAYYGASTQRAVLNFPISDLRFPRRFIQALGLIKQKTAETNQELGLLDERLAGAIMQAAQEVADGTLDGEFVLDIFQTGSGTSTNMNANEVIANRAVEILGEERGSRTIHPNDHVNICQSSNDVIPAAMHLSALLGIREDLIPALAHLQRALIAKSEEFMPIIKTGRTHLQDATPIRLGQEFQGYAGQIERAVKHLRHAEDWLGEIALGGTAVGTGINAHPEFARRVCAKLRAATGYHIRETENHFQAQSAIDTFVMTSGMLNTVAVALLKIANDIRWLGSGPRAGLGELLLPEVQPGSSIMPGKVNPVIPESVIQVCAQAMGNHHVVTLSGQWGYFELNTMLPVATYNVLRPIGLLSKAAANFADQCVSGIQATEQGPATVERGLMTATALAPLVGYDQAAVIAKTAYAENKTVREVAKEITDLTDEQLDEALDPAKMVQPGLSGIAAGG is encoded by the coding sequence ATGGCAAATGAAGAAACCCGCACCGAGCGGGATTCGATGGGCGAGATGGAGGTGCCCGCCGATGCGTATTACGGCGCCTCGACGCAACGGGCGGTGCTGAATTTTCCCATCAGCGACCTGCGCTTCCCGCGCCGGTTCATCCAAGCGCTCGGCTTGATCAAGCAGAAGACGGCGGAGACGAACCAAGAGCTTGGTTTACTGGACGAAAGATTGGCGGGCGCCATCATGCAGGCGGCGCAGGAAGTGGCGGACGGCACGCTGGACGGCGAATTCGTCCTCGATATCTTCCAGACCGGTTCCGGCACGTCCACCAACATGAACGCTAACGAGGTCATCGCCAACCGTGCGGTTGAAATCCTCGGCGAGGAGCGGGGGTCCCGCACGATCCATCCAAACGACCACGTGAACATCTGCCAGTCGTCCAACGACGTGATTCCGGCGGCGATGCATCTGTCGGCGCTTCTGGGCATCCGCGAAGACCTGATCCCGGCATTGGCACACTTGCAACGCGCCCTAATAGCCAAATCTGAAGAATTCATGCCCATCATCAAGACCGGCCGCACGCATTTGCAGGACGCCACGCCCATCCGCCTGGGGCAGGAGTTTCAGGGCTACGCGGGGCAGATCGAACGGGCGGTCAAGCACCTGCGCCACGCCGAGGACTGGCTGGGCGAGATTGCGCTCGGCGGCACGGCGGTGGGCACCGGCATCAACGCGCACCCCGAGTTTGCGCGCCGCGTCTGCGCCAAACTGCGCGCCGCGACGGGCTACCATATCCGCGAGACCGAGAACCACTTCCAGGCGCAGAGCGCCATCGATACGTTCGTGATGACGAGCGGCATGCTCAATACCGTGGCCGTGGCGTTGCTCAAGATCGCCAACGACATCCGCTGGCTGGGATCGGGTCCGCGCGCCGGGCTCGGCGAACTGCTGCTGCCGGAGGTGCAGCCGGGGAGCAGCATCATGCCCGGCAAGGTGAATCCGGTCATTCCCGAGTCGGTAATCCAGGTCTGCGCGCAGGCCATGGGCAACCACCACGTGGTGACCCTGTCCGGCCAGTGGGGGTATTTCGAGCTCAATACCATGCTGCCGGTGGCGACGTATAACGTCTTGCGGCCAATTGGCCTGCTCAGCAAGGCGGCGGCGAACTTTGCCGACCAGTGCGTGAGCGGCATCCAGGCAACGGAACAGGGCCCCGCCACGGTGGAGCGCGGCCTCATGACGGCCACGGCCTTGGCCCCACTCGTGGGCTACGATCAAGCCGCAGTGATCGCCAAGACCGCGTACGCCGAGAATAAGACGGTTCGCGAAGTCGCCAAAGAGATCACTGATCTCACCGATGAGCAATTGGATGAAGCGCTCGACCCGGCCAAGATGGTGCAACCGGGATTGAGCGGCATCGCGGCGGGGGGATGA